One window from the genome of uncultured Tateyamaria sp. encodes:
- a CDS encoding vWA domain-containing protein, whose protein sequence is MRCTGQKTAALAGILSVLLANAAQANCTEDAMIVFDGSGSMAEMGFNQIDEPRIFEARRAIRTAMPQVAPFRRIGLIVYGPGGAGGVGECSGIELRFGPRADAAGPIIAAVDGLQPEGRTALTEAVALAAKTLGAPEQPGTVVLVTDGKETCGGQTCTLAAQLAGTGTTVHVIGFKVRGEHFGWETEGDTDYLNSVSVARCLADQTGGEYVNTETVNELVEAMNRTLGCKLLF, encoded by the coding sequence AAGCAAACTGCACCGAAGACGCCATGATCGTCTTTGACGGCTCTGGCTCCATGGCTGAAATGGGGTTCAACCAGATCGACGAACCGCGCATCTTCGAGGCGCGCCGGGCCATACGCACGGCCATGCCGCAGGTGGCGCCGTTCCGACGCATCGGGCTGATTGTCTATGGCCCCGGAGGAGCGGGGGGCGTTGGCGAATGCTCGGGCATTGAATTGCGCTTTGGCCCGCGCGCGGACGCGGCGGGCCCGATCATCGCAGCCGTCGACGGATTGCAACCCGAAGGGCGCACCGCCTTGACCGAGGCGGTTGCGCTGGCCGCCAAAACACTCGGCGCGCCCGAACAGCCAGGCACAGTCGTGCTGGTCACGGACGGCAAGGAAACCTGCGGCGGCCAGACCTGCACCTTGGCCGCGCAGCTGGCAGGCACGGGCACCACGGTCCACGTGATTGGCTTCAAGGTACGGGGCGAACACTTCGGCTGGGAAACCGAAGGCGACACCGATTACCTGAATTCGGTCAGCGTCGCTCGCTGCCTTGCCGATCAGACAGGCGGCGAATACGTGAACACCGAAACAGTCAACGAACTGGTCGAAGCCATGAACCGGACGCTGGGCTGCAAATTGCTGTTCTAG
- a CDS encoding ABC transporter permease, which translates to MQDTRFDTKALVLSLLGLVALWWAAAWVGDDPSVLPSPAQVWRIFVGEVAQGELQVHFAATLLRVAAAFTLAMGLGVVIGFVMGMNATINRWFSTWLVVLLNVPALVVIVLCYLWIGLNEVAAITAVALNKTAMVAVSIREGVQALDPRLRDMARVFRMHRVAHLRHVVLPQLWPYIAASTRNGLAIIWKIVLVVEFLGRSNGIGFQIHLYFQLFETGFVLAYALSFVVFMLVIEFTLLRMMEVRATRWRHSAA; encoded by the coding sequence ATGCAAGACACCCGTTTCGATACCAAGGCGCTGGTGCTGTCCCTGCTGGGCCTTGTTGCCCTGTGGTGGGCTGCGGCTTGGGTCGGGGATGATCCCAGTGTTTTGCCAAGCCCGGCGCAGGTCTGGCGCATCTTTGTGGGCGAGGTTGCGCAAGGTGAGCTGCAGGTCCACTTTGCCGCCACGTTGCTGCGGGTGGCGGCGGCCTTTACGCTTGCCATGGGACTGGGCGTTGTCATCGGGTTCGTGATGGGGATGAATGCCACGATCAACCGTTGGTTTTCCACCTGGTTGGTCGTGCTTCTGAATGTGCCTGCGCTGGTTGTGATCGTGCTGTGCTACCTGTGGATCGGCTTGAACGAAGTGGCGGCCATCACGGCCGTTGCGCTGAACAAGACCGCGATGGTCGCCGTATCGATCCGCGAGGGTGTGCAGGCGCTTGATCCCCGGCTGCGCGATATGGCGCGCGTGTTTCGGATGCACCGGGTTGCGCATCTGCGTCATGTCGTCTTGCCGCAGCTTTGGCCCTATATCGCGGCGTCCACGCGCAACGGTTTGGCCATCATCTGGAAGATCGTTCTGGTCGTCGAATTTCTGGGTCGCAGCAATGGGATCGGGTTTCAGATTCACCTGTATTTTCAGTTGTTCGAAACCGGTTTTGTGTTGGCCTACGCGCTGAGCTTTGTTGTCTTCATGCTGGTGATTGAATTCACGCTGCTGCGCATGATGGAGGTGCGGGCAACGCGCTGGCGTCACAGCGCTGCCTAG
- a CDS encoding 4Fe-4S binding protein translates to MIRPIHAFLLSSILWCMGLISAVAEPLSRDVLEPYIVPPMSLGAKINDQGVWQLLNSGGAEAGYVFETEPMAPLPGFSGAAINLLVVLDLDGRFLDVQLISHNEPIFVSGLPEKLFYDFFKQYRGHSISDSLVVGSPYGAGSEGSALVYLDGVTKGTASVRIAHESILAAALQVAREKMGGISSGPPAYPDPDYREDLTWDDLVAQGIVTRKVVTNGEMDIAFDGTLWEDDDPEAKDDPDGAYLDLWLVDIGAPSIARAVLSPSSYEELQGFMQIADTDEPVLVIEAARHGLVTDEFVRNTAPDLISAEQGGFPIAFRDSDIYVELNDALPDDLHNAVYDGAALILRTDRRLGFDPTTDWTLKVKALREHGSFQPEIGSVTVDVPHVTPERFYARPEIVKPAPPWVDALRNRAVDLVVLGVFLAGLIILLLLGTNRVASLAWFTPLRLGVLAFVTGFIGWWGQGQLSIATPLAVLRTALDGGSYAFLLYDPFSLVLWAVTLVGFVLWGRGLFCGWLCPFGALQEFANHLGRLLRLPQIEPNAFWDSQLKNLKYAVLAGLVALVFLAPGALDKAIEVEPFKTAITTFFVREWYYVAYAVGLLLLSMVLFKGFCRYLCPLGAVMAIGGLVRGRDWIARRAECGSPCQLCKVKCSYGAIKKTGEIQYSECFQCLDCVTIHDDADKCVPLILAARGRKLQVAAE, encoded by the coding sequence ATGATCAGGCCCATACATGCATTCCTGCTGTCCTCCATACTGTGGTGCATGGGGTTGATTTCGGCCGTGGCCGAGCCGCTCTCTCGCGACGTGCTTGAGCCTTACATCGTGCCCCCAATGTCGCTGGGTGCCAAGATCAATGACCAGGGGGTCTGGCAGCTTCTGAATTCAGGTGGGGCCGAGGCGGGATATGTATTTGAAACCGAACCGATGGCGCCGCTGCCCGGCTTTTCCGGGGCGGCTATCAACCTGCTCGTTGTCCTTGATCTGGACGGCCGTTTTCTGGATGTGCAGCTGATTTCGCACAACGAACCGATCTTTGTTTCGGGCCTGCCGGAAAAGCTGTTTTATGACTTTTTCAAACAGTATCGCGGGCACTCCATTTCGGATTCTCTGGTTGTGGGCTCGCCTTACGGCGCGGGCAGCGAAGGGTCCGCGCTGGTCTATCTGGATGGGGTGACCAAGGGAACCGCATCGGTGCGCATTGCGCATGAAAGCATCCTGGCCGCCGCATTGCAGGTCGCGCGGGAAAAGATGGGCGGGATCTCGTCCGGCCCACCCGCCTATCCCGATCCCGATTACCGCGAAGACCTGACATGGGACGATCTGGTGGCGCAGGGCATTGTCACACGTAAGGTGGTGACCAACGGCGAAATGGACATCGCCTTTGATGGCACCTTGTGGGAAGATGACGACCCCGAGGCCAAGGATGATCCCGACGGCGCCTACCTGGATCTATGGCTTGTAGATATCGGTGCGCCATCGATCGCACGGGCGGTGCTGAGCCCAAGCAGTTACGAAGAACTCCAGGGTTTCATGCAGATTGCGGACACCGACGAACCGGTGCTGGTGATCGAAGCCGCCCGGCACGGATTGGTCACAGACGAATTTGTGCGCAACACCGCACCGGACCTGATCAGCGCGGAACAAGGCGGTTTCCCCATCGCCTTTCGAGACAGCGACATCTACGTCGAACTGAACGACGCGCTGCCAGATGATCTGCATAACGCGGTCTATGACGGGGCCGCGTTGATCCTGCGCACGGATCGGCGTCTGGGGTTTGATCCAACAACGGACTGGACACTCAAGGTCAAGGCACTGCGCGAACACGGGTCATTCCAACCCGAGATCGGGTCGGTCACTGTGGACGTGCCCCATGTCACGCCCGAACGGTTCTATGCCCGGCCCGAGATTGTAAAACCCGCACCGCCCTGGGTGGACGCGCTGCGCAATCGGGCCGTGGATTTGGTGGTGCTCGGGGTGTTTCTTGCAGGTTTGATCATCCTGCTTCTTCTTGGAACCAACCGCGTGGCTTCACTTGCGTGGTTCACCCCGCTACGCCTTGGTGTTCTTGCCTTTGTGACCGGCTTCATCGGGTGGTGGGGACAGGGCCAACTCTCCATCGCCACACCTCTCGCTGTTCTCCGAACGGCGCTGGATGGGGGCAGCTATGCCTTCCTGCTCTACGATCCGTTTTCGCTGGTTCTGTGGGCCGTGACCCTCGTGGGTTTTGTTCTGTGGGGGCGCGGCCTGTTTTGCGGCTGGCTGTGTCCGTTCGGTGCCTTGCAGGAATTTGCGAACCACCTGGGCCGCCTGTTGCGGTTGCCCCAGATTGAACCCAATGCATTCTGGGACAGCCAGCTGAAAAACCTGAAATATGCCGTACTGGCCGGTCTGGTGGCCTTGGTCTTTCTGGCACCCGGCGCACTCGACAAGGCCATCGAAGTGGAACCGTTCAAAACAGCCATCACGACGTTCTTCGTGCGCGAATGGTACTATGTCGCCTACGCTGTGGGGCTGCTGCTCTTGTCGATGGTCCTGTTCAAGGGCTTTTGTCGTTACCTTTGTCCGCTGGGCGCCGTAATGGCCATCGGCGGGCTGGTACGAGGCCGCGACTGGATTGCCCGCCGGGCAGAGTGCGGATCACCCTGCCAGTTATGCAAGGTCAAATGCAGCTATGGCGCAATCAAGAAAACGGGAGAGATCCAGTATTCCGAATGTTTCCAATGCCTCGATTGCGTGACGATCCATGACGACGCAGACAAATGCGTACCGTTGATCCTGGCCGCGCGGGGCCGCAAATTGCAGGTGGCCGCAGAATGA
- a CDS encoding FAD:protein FMN transferase, which yields MTVTRRRFLSIAASFAATPALAQGHTWSGRAFGADVSIVLNGPADVTTRAVQKAQTLMKEVEGMFSLYDPTSDLAVLNMTGEHTVPAQFETLMQIADVAHTLTDGLFDPTIQPLWRALADGNDVTAAQASVGWDRVDRRGNHVRLGPGQALTFNGIAQGFATDLVADTLRALGFTRTLVNIGEYRGAGGPWRLGVADPQHGLLATRTITDMAVATSSPMATPLGQQGHIVHATQAPHWSTVTVEAETAAMADALSTGLVLADRALVDRVRGAKGVHRITIVDPVGNLTTL from the coding sequence ATGACAGTGACCCGTCGCCGTTTCCTGTCCATCGCGGCCAGCTTTGCCGCAACGCCCGCCCTGGCGCAGGGACACACGTGGTCCGGCCGCGCATTCGGTGCCGACGTGTCAATTGTGCTGAACGGCCCCGCAGACGTCACCACCCGGGCGGTGCAAAAGGCGCAGACCCTGATGAAAGAGGTCGAGGGGATGTTCTCTCTCTACGACCCAACGTCCGACCTTGCCGTGCTTAACATGACGGGGGAACACACCGTCCCTGCACAATTCGAGACGTTGATGCAGATCGCAGACGTGGCCCACACCCTGACCGACGGTCTCTTTGATCCGACCATACAGCCGCTCTGGCGCGCCCTTGCCGACGGCAACGACGTGACCGCAGCACAAGCAAGCGTCGGGTGGGACCGGGTCGACAGGCGCGGCAATCATGTGCGTCTTGGACCGGGCCAGGCGTTGACCTTCAACGGAATTGCACAGGGTTTTGCGACGGACCTGGTAGCAGACACGCTCCGCGCGCTTGGGTTCACCCGCACCCTGGTCAATATCGGAGAATATCGCGGCGCCGGCGGCCCCTGGCGGCTTGGGGTGGCGGACCCGCAGCACGGGTTGCTTGCGACGCGCACGATCACGGACATGGCCGTTGCCACATCCAGCCCGATGGCGACACCGCTGGGCCAACAGGGGCACATCGTGCACGCGACGCAGGCACCGCACTGGTCAACCGTGACGGTCGAGGCGGAAACCGCAGCCATGGCCGATGCGCTGTCGACGGGGCTGGTTCTGGCCGATCGCGCCCTGGTGGACCGGGTGCGCGGCGCCAAGGGGGTGCACCGGATCACCATTGTCGATCCCGTCGGGAACCTGACAACGCTTTAG
- a CDS encoding FAD binding domain-containing protein, with amino-acid sequence MYNFEVEKPGTIADAAAAMGGEEAQALGGGQTLIPTLKQRLASPTTLVSLSGVAEMQGISKDGDTLRIGGATTHASVAADGNYPALSALAAQIGDPAVRNRGTIGGSLANNDPAACYPAAALASGATIITNSREIAADDYFQGMFDTALNEGEIITAVSFPVPQAAHYQKFVQPASRFALVGVFVAKYASGVRVAVTGASNEGVFRWSEAEAALSANFSASALDGLSVSPDNMITDLHGAATYRAHLVKVMTGRAVTAAS; translated from the coding sequence ATGTATAATTTTGAAGTAGAAAAGCCGGGCACGATTGCCGACGCCGCCGCTGCGATGGGTGGTGAAGAGGCACAGGCGCTGGGCGGCGGGCAAACGCTGATTCCCACGTTGAAGCAGCGCCTTGCCAGCCCGACGACCCTGGTGTCGCTGTCCGGTGTCGCCGAGATGCAGGGGATCAGCAAGGACGGAGACACCCTGCGTATCGGTGGGGCAACGACCCATGCATCCGTTGCCGCCGACGGCAACTATCCCGCCCTGTCGGCGTTGGCCGCGCAGATCGGGGATCCGGCGGTGCGCAACCGCGGCACCATTGGCGGCAGCCTTGCCAACAATGATCCGGCGGCGTGTTATCCGGCGGCTGCGTTGGCGTCGGGTGCGACCATCATCACCAACAGCCGAGAGATCGCGGCGGATGACTATTTCCAGGGCATGTTCGACACCGCCCTGAACGAGGGTGAGATCATCACTGCCGTGTCCTTCCCCGTCCCGCAGGCAGCGCATTACCAGAAGTTCGTACAGCCCGCGTCGCGCTTTGCGTTGGTCGGAGTGTTTGTCGCCAAATACGCAAGCGGTGTACGGGTCGCTGTGACGGGCGCATCGAACGAAGGTGTGTTCCGTTGGAGCGAGGCCGAAGCCGCGCTGAGCGCCAACTTTTCCGCGTCCGCCCTGGACGGGTTGAGCGTGTCGCCTGACAACATGATCACCGACCTGCATGGCGCGGCGACCTACCGGGCGCATCTGGTCAAAGTCATGACCGGGCGTGCCGTCACAGCTGCAAGCTGA